The DNA segment GGGATGAGCGCCTTGAGCGAAGCGGGGAACGACGTGGTCATGTCCGAAGCGATCGGACCAGGCGCAACCGCGTTGACCGTGATGCCATCAGCGGCAAGCTCGCGTGCCAGAAAGACGGTCATGGCGTGAACGCCGGCTTTCGACACGCCATAGGCGATATTGCCTGCCTTTGACTGCTCCCGGCGATCGACCCAGGCTCGCGCGTTGCCGCCATTCTTGCCAACGACGGAGCCCAAGTTGACTATCCGGCCGTATCCGGCCCTGCGCATATGTGGCACGACAGCTTGGCAGGTCAGAAACGTGCCTTTGAGATTCACGGCGAGGACGCGATCCCATTCGGCCTCACTAAGTGTTTCTGCCGACCCGAACGATACGACCCCGGCACCGTTCACCAGTATATCGAGGCGGCCAAACTCCGAGATCGTGCGCTCGACGAGCATTTCAACGTCCGAGGCCTTGGTAATATCGGCGGCAAGCGCAATCAAACGACCGCTGGGCCTGGCAATCCGGGCCGATGCGATTTCGGGCGCCGCGAGGTCTGCCAGCGAGAGGCTCGCGCCTTGCTTTGCGAAAACCCTTGCTACCGCTCCGCCAATTCCGCCGCTCGCCCCGGTGATCAGCGCAACGCGGCCCGCGAGGCATCCCTCGGCAAGATCGGTCATGCCCGAACTTCACGAAGCGCTCCCGCCTGGCGGGATTTGATGGCGTGCAGCCCCGCCTGACGACCGAACACAAGGCCCTTCAGTACCGAGGTCGCTCCGGTATAGGTATGGTAATAGGATCCGACGATCTCGCCCGCAGCATAGAGACCCTCTATCCGTCGACCATCGGTATTCAGGACTTGGGCGTTCTCGTCGATCTTCAATCCGCCGAAAGTGAAGACGTTAGC comes from the Bosea sp. (in: a-proteobacteria) genome and includes:
- a CDS encoding SDR family NAD(P)-dependent oxidoreductase, which gives rise to MTDLAEGCLAGRVALITGASGGIGGAVARVFAKQGASLSLADLAAPEIASARIARPSGRLIALAADITKASDVEMLVERTISEFGRLDILVNGAGVVSFGSAETLSEAEWDRVLAVNLKGTFLTCQAVVPHMRRAGYGRIVNLGSVVGKNGGNARAWVDRREQSKAGNIAYGVSKAGVHAMTVFLARELAADGITVNAVAPGPIASDMTTSFPASLKALIPVGRLGEASEVAEAVLFLAKESSAFITAEVLDINGGIWGD